A window from Festucalex cinctus isolate MCC-2025b chromosome 12, RoL_Fcin_1.0, whole genome shotgun sequence encodes these proteins:
- the dusp23b gene encoding dual specificity protein phosphatase 23 isoform X1, which produces MDGWMENGQCLFRSRPLVSVVPQLPTMLCCSPEQPCSYYVTGRLTSAPNFQFAHIWTVRTPPVFTPPSLIQKLMASSPPINFSWVDPGKVAGLALPRMTAEYQYLLDHGIQHLVCLCERKPPYYDTCPKLQLHHIKILDFTPPSPSQIDTFLAIVEEANAKGEGVAVHCMHGHGRTGTMLACYLVKMRKMSGIDAINEIRRLRSGSIETHDQEKAVVQFYQRIK; this is translated from the exons atggatggatggatggaaaatggcCAGTGTCTGTTTAGGTCGAGGCCTCTAGTGTCGGTTGTTCCGCAACTACCCACCATGCTGTGCTGCAGTCCTGAACAACCGTGCAGCTATTATGTAACAGGGAGGCTGACGTCGGCACCGAACTTCCAGTTTGCTCACATTTGGACCGTGAGGACGCCGCCGGTCTTCACTCCGCCTTCTTTGATTCAAAAGCT AATGGCTTCCTCTCCACCGATCAATTTCTCCTGGGTGGACCCGGGAAAAGTGGCTGGACTTGCCCTTCCCCGAATGACGGCGGAGTACCAGTATCTGCTGGACCATGGCATCCAACACCTGGTGTGCCTGTGCGAGCGCAAGCCACCCTATTATGACACATGTCCCAAATTGCAGCTCCATCACATCAAGATCCTCGACTTCACGCCGCCGTCGCCGTCACAGATTGATACGTTCCTCGCCATTGTGGAGGAGGCCAACGCCAAAGGAGAG GGCGTGGCCGTCCACTGCATGCACGGCCACGGAAGAACGGGCACAATGCTGGCCTGCTACCTGGTCAAGATGAGGAAAATGTCCGGCATCGACGCCATCAACGAGATCCGCCGACTGCGCTCGGGCTCCATCGAAACCCACGACCAAGAAAAGGCAGTGGTACAGTTTTATCAACGTATTAAGTAG
- the dusp23b gene encoding dual specificity protein phosphatase 23 isoform X2 — protein MDGWMENGQCLFRSRPLVSVVPQLPTMLCCSPEQPCSYYVTGRLTSAPNFQFAHIWTVRTPPVFTPPSLIQKLMASSPPINFSWVDPGKVAGLALPRMTAEYQYLLDHGIQHLVCLCERKPPYYDTCPKLQLHHIKILDFTPPSPSQIDTFLAIVEEANAKGEGVAVHCMHGHGRTGTMLACYLVKMRKMSGIDAINEIRRLRSGSIETHDQEKAVP, from the exons atggatggatggatggaaaatggcCAGTGTCTGTTTAGGTCGAGGCCTCTAGTGTCGGTTGTTCCGCAACTACCCACCATGCTGTGCTGCAGTCCTGAACAACCGTGCAGCTATTATGTAACAGGGAGGCTGACGTCGGCACCGAACTTCCAGTTTGCTCACATTTGGACCGTGAGGACGCCGCCGGTCTTCACTCCGCCTTCTTTGATTCAAAAGCT AATGGCTTCCTCTCCACCGATCAATTTCTCCTGGGTGGACCCGGGAAAAGTGGCTGGACTTGCCCTTCCCCGAATGACGGCGGAGTACCAGTATCTGCTGGACCATGGCATCCAACACCTGGTGTGCCTGTGCGAGCGCAAGCCACCCTATTATGACACATGTCCCAAATTGCAGCTCCATCACATCAAGATCCTCGACTTCACGCCGCCGTCGCCGTCACAGATTGATACGTTCCTCGCCATTGTGGAGGAGGCCAACGCCAAAGGAGAG GGCGTGGCCGTCCACTGCATGCACGGCCACGGAAGAACGGGCACAATGCTGGCCTGCTACCTGGTCAAGATGAGGAAAATGTCCGGCATCGACGCCATCAACGAGATCCGCCGACTGCGCTCGGGCTCCATCGAAACCCACGACCAAGAAAAGGCAGTG